Genomic segment of bacterium:
ATAAAGAACGGATCACGCCTTGCGGGAAGTATGCCACGCATTTCCCAGCTGTCGCCGTTATCCGTCGACCGGTACAGCGGCCTGTCATTCTGCCACTCGACGGCGAACAGTGTGCCGTCGGCTGCGTATTCGAGTCCCGTCACCCTGTAATCGGCAAATGGAAGTTCTATCGTTTCCCAGCTGTCACCTCCGTCATTTGTACGATACAGCACGGGATGATCCATATCGATGAATCCACCGGAGCGGATGCCATGCGTCCCGTCGCGCATTGCCAGCCATGCCATCGTAACGCCCTGCCCGGAATCAGGAAGGATGACATCCGTCCATGTCCTCCCGCTGTCGACCGATCGCAACAACAATGGCTGCTGGAGTCCATCAAACTCCATGCTGCCCCAGCCGTAAGCGTAGCAGCGGTCAGGGGTGGGACGACAGACGGATTGTATCACAACCTCAGCATAGGGTTGGCGAATCGGCGGCTGCAGCTGCCCGAATCCATAGCGCTTGACTTCGAGCGTAGGCGTCCAGGTCTCTCCCCCGTCATTCGAATTCTGCAGCATGCAGCTGTTGTCCTCCATTCCCCCGGTGAGATAGTAACCGCCAGCGCAGCCATCCATACCACGGACAATATGGAGAAACGTAAATCCTCCGCTGCCCGATGTAATCCACTCAGGGTATAGCTGCGCGTGCAATTGCGGTTGGAGACATGAAAGAGAAAGCAGACCGATAACAGACAGCATTCGTATCCTTCCTTGCATGAAAGCACTCCTTCACTGTTGGTGCGTGGAATGCATGACTGACAACGAAGGTTTCAGATAAGTTACACCTCTAATGCTTTCAACCTGAATTTCTCCCGCGATTTGCTGCATGTCCGAGGGTTCGATACATTTGTGTCATCCAGTACATAGTTCCAGGGAAGGAGCATTGTTCCGCCATACGTGTCGGCGGCTGGATATATGCAGTTTTACATAGAGGAGATCGCCTGATGAAAGCAATCATGTACAGGGAATACGGGGGACCTGAGGTACTGACCATTGAGGAAAAGGAAACACCCGTTCCGAAAGACGACGAAGTGCTGATACGCACGCATGCCACGACGGTGAACTATGGGGACCTCCTCGCGCGCAATTTCAAGGCCTTGACCCCCGCCGAGTTCAACATGCCGGGAATACTCTGGCCGGTCGTCAAATTGAGTTTCGGCGTGTCGCGCCCGAAAAACGGCATACTCGGGAGTGAGTTCTCTGGCGTTGTGGAAGCGGCCGGCAATGCGGTGACAAAGTTCAAACCCGGGGATGAAGTGTTCGGCTACCTCGGTCAGAGCATGGGGGCATACGGGGAGTATTTCTGCATGAAAGAAAGCGCCGCGGTCGCGCTCAAACCGTCGAACCTTTCACACGAAGAAGCGGCAGTTCTTCCCTACGGCGCAGTCATGGCGCTGCATCTGCTGCGGTCGATGGATATCAAGAAAGGTGACCGTGTGCTCATCGTTGGTGCCAGCGGCAGCATGGGTTCGGCGGGAGTACAGATTGCGAAGCATTACGGCGCACACGTCACCGGAGTCTGTGGTCCCTCGGGAATGGACTTCGTCAGCGCGCTCGGGGCGGATCATGTGATCAACTACCGGGAAGAGGATTTCACGGAAGGCAGTGAGCGCTACGACCTGATTTTTGATGTACTCGGACGCAGTGAGTTTTCACGCAACCGGCGGGTTCTGAAGGAACATGGACGTCAGCTCAATGCCAGCTTCAAATCCAAACAGCTCTTTCAAATGCTGTGGTCGTCCATCGCCGGCAAGCAGAAAATTGTTTGCAAACTTGCCCCGGGTGGACAGGAAGATCTTCTCGCGGTACGCGAACTGATTGAGGCGGGGGCGATACGGCCGGTGATGGACCGCGTGTTTGAGATGTCCGAAGCCGCTGCAGCACACAGACATCTCGAGGAAGGAAAGAAAAGCGGACATGTGGCCATTCGAATGATTGCGACGGCGGAAGCGTAGCGCAGCATGTCACTGCGTATTGTCAGTCCACCGCAATTGCAGGTTGGCTGCGGCGATTCCCAGCCAGGCGGTGATCATGAGGATGAGATTGCTGCCTGGAGCGAGTGTCTCGGAGCGAGGACCCGCGACGCCGGCGAAAAGCGGGACGATAGACCAGGGGAACCACTTT
This window contains:
- a CDS encoding NAD(P)-dependent alcohol dehydrogenase, whose product is MKAIMYREYGGPEVLTIEEKETPVPKDDEVLIRTHATTVNYGDLLARNFKALTPAEFNMPGILWPVVKLSFGVSRPKNGILGSEFSGVVEAAGNAVTKFKPGDEVFGYLGQSMGAYGEYFCMKESAAVALKPSNLSHEEAAVLPYGAVMALHLLRSMDIKKGDRVLIVGASGSMGSAGVQIAKHYGAHVTGVCGPSGMDFVSALGADHVINYREEDFTEGSERYDLIFDVLGRSEFSRNRRVLKEHGRQLNASFKSKQLFQMLWSSIAGKQKIVCKLAPGGQEDLLAVRELIEAGAIRPVMDRVFEMSEAAAAHRHLEEGKKSGHVAIRMIATAEA